Proteins encoded together in one Impatiens glandulifera chromosome 1, dImpGla2.1, whole genome shotgun sequence window:
- the LOC124927843 gene encoding uncharacterized protein LOC124927843: MAINEVIGPPDGSYPFLDCQHFPAPENCYANQLGTITNIPTTNGVVVSKSKRKSYSGSSVEEHPIGNGNKNTRSLHEPSKLGKPSRRKSLDDTCVETALSELRKKLPEIRKADAEVAALKKNLANLPQKEAAAAGKSVGEVVVSNKPSTAAISGTVGLQSVVRRRASMRMKVPISDFHNFDNDRAEQCFKAKQILALYDEKDAMPRLEKIKRGGCLRIYPRGGDIWAIYKNWSSEWNRETPFEVRNQYEMVEVMMDYDEEDGVCMSPLVKVDGYRTVYGRNPDKGSISWVLKKEKLRFSHRVPSWRIRGGERTDDLPECCWDLDPAATQDGLILQQQQEQEEAEAGKHKCT; this comes from the exons ATGGCAATTAACGAAGTGATAGGACCTCCAGATGGCTCGTATCCTTTTCTTGattgtcaacattttcctgcTCCTGAAAACTGCTATGCAAATCAACTTGGGACTATTACAAATATCCCAACCACAAATGGAGTCGTTGTATCTAAATCTAAGCGGAAATCGTATTCTGGATCTTCAGTGGAGGAACACCCTATAGGGAATGGCAATAAAAACACGAGATCTCTTCACGAGCCTTCCAAACTGGGCAAGCCCTCAAGGAGAAAGAGTCTTGATGACACATGCGTAGAAAC ggCATTGTCTGAATTAAGAAAGAAGTTGCCAGAGATAAGGAAAGCTGATGCTGAAGTAGCTGCACTGAAGAAAAACCTAGCAAATTTACCTCAGAaagaagcagcagcagcaggaaAATCAGTAGGAGAGGTGGTGGTGTCTAACAAGCCTAGTACTGCCGCAATTTCTGGCACAGTTGGACTTCAATCAGTGGTGAGGAGGAGGGCATCAATGCGCATGAAGGTTCCTATctctgattttcacaattttgaCAATGATAGGGCTGAGCAATGCTTCAAGGCGAAGCAGATATTGGCGCTCTATGATGAAAAAGATGCTATGCCACGTCT agaaaaaataaaacggGGAGGATGCCTTAGAATTTATCCTAGGGGCGGGGATATATGGGCCATATACAAGAACTGGTCATCGGAATGGAACAGGGAGACCCCCTTTGAAGTTAGGAATCAATATGAGATGGTGGAAGTTATGATGGattatgatgaagaagatggggTTTGCATGAGTCCACTGGTGAAAGTAGATGGTTACAGGACTGTGTATGGGAGGAACCCAGATAAGGGTTCCATTAGTTGGGTTTTGAAGAAGgaaaagttgagattctcacATCGTGTTCCTTCTTGGCGAATTAGAGGTGGAGAAAGGACTGATGATCTGCCAGAATGCTGTTGGGATCTGGACCCTGCCGCCACCCAAGATGGCCTTATCCTTCAACAGCagcaagaacaagaagaagctgAAGCTGGGAAACATAAA TGTACTTGA